A single window of Chromatiales bacterium DNA harbors:
- a CDS encoding ABC transporter permease produces MTFSEQFTAFKTIVIKEVLRFSRIWVQTILPPVITTALYFVIFGNLIGSQIGDMDGYSYMDYIVPGLIMMAIITNSYANVVSSFYGHKFQHNIEELLVSPIPNYLILLGFITGGVARGLIVGAMVTIVALFFSDISVHNIGITLSIVVLTAVLFALAGFINGVYAKSFDDISIIPTFVLTPLTYLGGIFYSIKMLPEFWQAASLANPILYMINAFRYGILGTSDIPVMVSYGIVLAFIAALFWFSLHLLNRGYGIRS; encoded by the coding sequence ATGACCTTCAGCGAGCAATTCACGGCGTTCAAGACCATCGTCATCAAGGAAGTGCTGCGCTTCTCGCGCATCTGGGTACAGACGATACTGCCGCCGGTCATCACCACGGCCCTGTATTTCGTGATCTTCGGCAACCTGATCGGTTCGCAGATCGGCGACATGGACGGCTACAGCTACATGGACTACATCGTCCCCGGTCTGATCATGATGGCCATCATCACCAACTCCTATGCCAACGTGGTCTCCTCCTTCTATGGCCACAAGTTCCAGCACAACATCGAGGAGCTGCTCGTCTCGCCCATCCCGAACTACCTGATCCTGCTCGGCTTCATCACCGGCGGCGTGGCGCGCGGGCTGATCGTCGGCGCCATGGTCACCATCGTCGCCCTGTTCTTCAGCGACATCAGCGTGCACAACATCGGCATCACGCTGTCCATCGTCGTGCTCACCGCCGTGCTGTTCGCCCTGGCAGGCTTCATCAACGGGGTGTATGCAAAGAGCTTCGATGACATCTCGATCATCCCCACCTTCGTGCTCACGCCGCTCACCTATCTGGGCGGCATCTTCTACTCGATCAAGATGCTGCCGGAGTTCTGGCAGGCCGCCTCGCTGGCCAATCCGATCCTGTACATGATCAACGCCTTTCGCTACGGCATACTCGGCACCAGCGACATCCCGGTCATGGTGTCCTACGGCATCGTGCTGGCCTTCATCGCGGCACTGTTCTGGTTCAGCCTGCACCTGCTGAACAGGGGTTACGGCATCCGCAGCTGA
- a CDS encoding class I SAM-dependent methyltransferase has product MWDERYADPDFAYGTEPNDFLVEQAGLLPQGPILCLAEGEGRNAVWLAQQGHAVTGVDASAVGLDKARRLATERGVQIETVCSDLAHFHIEPGAWAGIVSIFAHVPPALRRDLHRRVVHGLRPGGVLLLEAYTPEQLRYGTGGPPVAEMTMQIALLEEELAGLEFVTACEREREVVEGKYHTGAGHVVQLVARKPG; this is encoded by the coding sequence ATGTGGGATGAACGCTACGCCGATCCCGACTTTGCCTATGGCACCGAGCCAAACGACTTCCTGGTGGAGCAGGCCGGGCTGCTGCCGCAGGGGCCGATACTCTGCCTCGCCGAGGGCGAGGGACGCAATGCCGTCTGGCTGGCGCAACAGGGCCATGCGGTCACCGGCGTCGATGCCTCGGCCGTGGGTCTGGACAAGGCCCGTCGCCTGGCTACGGAGCGAGGGGTGCAGATCGAGACCGTCTGCAGCGACCTGGCGCATTTTCACATCGAGCCGGGTGCCTGGGCCGGTATCGTCTCCATCTTTGCCCACGTGCCGCCTGCGTTGCGTCGCGACCTGCACCGGCGCGTGGTGCACGGCCTGCGTCCGGGCGGGGTGTTGCTGCTCGAGGCCTACACGCCCGAGCAGCTGCGTTACGGCACCGGTGGTCCGCCCGTGGCGGAGATGACCATGCAGATCGCCCTGCTGGAGGAGGAACTGGCCGGCCTGGAATTCGTGACGGCCTGCGAACGCGAGCGCGAGGTCGTCGAAGGCAAGTATCACACCGGCGCCGGACACGTGGTGCAGCTGGTGGCGCGCAAGCCGGGATAG
- a CDS encoding ABC transporter ATP-binding protein, which translates to MTPALSIKGLTKVYGNGFTAVQGIDLEVPQGDFYALLGPNGAGKSTTIGIITSLVNITDGEVRIFGHDLIRERETVKSLIGLVPQEFNFNVFEPVVEIVVNQAGYYGIPRKEAYRRAEQLLKQLGLWDKRREMARNLSGGMKRRLMIARALVHEPKLLILDEPTAGVDIEIRRSMWEFLARINRQGTTIILTTHYLEEAESLCRHIGIIDHGHLIENTTMKRLLNRLNCETFVLDIDGEIEAAPSIAGYELRLRDDHTLEVDVTKGTSVNRLFTELSKSGIEVLSMRNKTNRLEQLFINLISRDKPATDAIQITQD; encoded by the coding sequence ATGACACCCGCACTCTCGATCAAGGGCCTGACCAAGGTCTACGGCAACGGCTTCACCGCCGTCCAGGGCATCGACCTGGAAGTCCCCCAGGGCGACTTCTACGCCCTGCTCGGGCCGAACGGCGCCGGCAAGTCGACCACCATCGGCATCATCACCTCCCTGGTGAACATCACCGATGGCGAGGTGCGCATCTTCGGCCACGACCTCATCCGCGAGCGCGAGACCGTAAAGAGCCTGATCGGCCTGGTGCCGCAGGAATTCAACTTCAACGTCTTCGAGCCGGTGGTGGAGATCGTGGTCAACCAGGCCGGTTATTACGGCATCCCGCGCAAGGAGGCCTATCGCCGCGCCGAACAGCTGCTGAAACAGCTCGGCCTGTGGGACAAGCGTCGGGAGATGGCCCGCAACCTCTCCGGCGGCATGAAGCGCCGCCTGATGATCGCCCGGGCACTGGTGCACGAACCGAAACTGCTGATCCTCGACGAGCCGACTGCCGGCGTGGATATCGAGATCCGCCGCTCCATGTGGGAATTCCTCGCCCGCATCAACCGCCAGGGCACCACCATCATCCTCACCACGCATTACCTGGAGGAGGCCGAGAGCCTGTGCCGCCACATCGGCATCATCGATCACGGCCATCTGATCGAGAACACCACCATGAAGCGTCTGCTCAACCGCCTGAACTGCGAGACCTTCGTGCTGGATATCGATGGCGAGATCGAGGCGGCACCCTCCATCGCCGGCTACGAACTGCGTCTGCGCGATGACCATACCCTGGAGGTGGACGTCACCAAGGGGACCAGCGTCAACCGCCTGTTCACGGAACTCTCGAAGTCCGGCATCGAGGTTCTGAGCATGCGTAACAAGACCAATCGCCTGGAGCAGCTGTTCATCAACCTCATCAGCCGCGACAAGCCGGCCACCGACGCCATCCAGATCACCCAGGACTGA
- a CDS encoding SDR family oxidoreductase — MSETVVITGANRGIGLAFVRHYAQAGATVYAGCRSPEQAGDLASLAAASGGRVQILPLDVVNPAHIANLRAVLGDRPVDILLNNAGTYGQDDAHFGHTDEEAWLRAFRINTIAPVKIAEALVENVAASRRRVIACLSSKMGSIDDNGSGGSYVYRSSKVALNMCVKSMSIDLAPRGITVVAFHPGWVLTEMGGPNAEIDAETSVAGMTGVIEQLSSGDSGKFLEYDGQEIPW, encoded by the coding sequence ATGTCCGAAACCGTCGTCATCACCGGAGCCAACCGTGGTATCGGCCTGGCGTTCGTGCGCCATTATGCGCAGGCCGGCGCGACCGTTTACGCTGGCTGCCGTTCACCGGAGCAGGCCGGCGACCTCGCGTCCCTGGCGGCGGCATCCGGCGGGCGCGTACAGATCCTGCCGCTGGACGTGGTGAACCCGGCACACATCGCCAATCTGCGGGCCGTGCTGGGTGATCGCCCGGTGGACATCCTCCTCAACAATGCCGGCACCTATGGCCAGGACGACGCGCATTTCGGCCATACCGACGAGGAGGCCTGGCTGCGGGCCTTTCGCATCAACACCATCGCGCCGGTGAAGATCGCGGAGGCCCTGGTGGAGAACGTGGCGGCGAGCCGCCGACGGGTGATCGCCTGTCTGTCGAGCAAGATGGGCAGCATCGACGACAACGGCTCGGGCGGCAGCTACGTGTACCGCAGCTCCAAGGTGGCACTCAACATGTGCGTGAAGAGCATGTCCATCGATCTGGCGCCGCGCGGCATCACGGTGGTCGCCTTCCACCCGGGCTGGGTGCTCACCGAGATGGGCGGGCCGAATGCAGAGATCGATGCGGAAACCAGCGTGGCCGGCATGACGGGAGTCATCGAGCAACTGTCGTCGGGCGACAGCGGGAAGTTCCTGGAATACGACGGGCAGGAGATCCCCTGGTAG
- the serS gene encoding serine--tRNA ligase, with translation MLDPKRLRNELDEVAAALARRQFMLDKAAFEALEQRRKDLQVRTQELQAERNARSKAIGQAKARGEDIEPLKSAVSDLGEQLAEVSAGLDAIQAELDEIIMGIPNIPDASVPDGASEDDNVEIRRWGEPPVFDFEARDHVDLGAPNDWMDFEAAAKLTGSRFVVMRGPMARLHRALIQFMLDTHTTEHGYQEVYVPYLVNADSLRGTGQLPKFEADLFKVGDEEKPYYLIPTAEVPVTNLMADSIAEADALPIRMTAHTPCFRSEAGAYGKDTRGLIRQHQFEKVELVQLVRPEDSWAALEALTGHAEAILQKLGLPYRVVTLCTGDLGFSAAKTYDLEVWLPGQGKYREISSCSNFLDFQARRMKARWRNPETGKPELLHTLNGSGLAVGRTLVAILENYQQADGRVRIPEALKPYLGGADLLE, from the coding sequence ATGCTCGACCCCAAACGCCTGCGCAACGAACTCGACGAGGTCGCCGCCGCCCTGGCGCGCCGCCAATTCATGCTGGACAAGGCCGCCTTCGAGGCCCTGGAGCAGCGCCGCAAGGACCTGCAGGTCCGCACCCAGGAACTGCAGGCCGAGCGCAACGCACGCTCCAAGGCCATCGGCCAGGCCAAGGCGCGGGGCGAGGACATCGAGCCGCTCAAGTCGGCCGTGTCCGATCTGGGTGAGCAGCTGGCCGAGGTCTCGGCCGGGCTCGATGCGATCCAGGCCGAGCTCGACGAGATCATCATGGGCATTCCCAACATCCCGGACGCCTCGGTGCCCGATGGTGCTTCGGAGGACGACAACGTCGAGATCCGTCGCTGGGGCGAGCCGCCGGTCTTCGATTTCGAGGCCAGGGATCACGTCGACCTGGGCGCGCCCAACGACTGGATGGACTTCGAGGCGGCCGCGAAGCTCACCGGCTCGCGCTTCGTCGTGATGCGCGGCCCCATGGCGCGGCTGCACCGTGCCCTGATCCAGTTCATGCTCGACACCCACACGACCGAGCACGGCTACCAGGAGGTGTACGTCCCCTACCTGGTGAACGCCGACAGCCTGCGTGGTACCGGCCAGCTGCCCAAGTTCGAGGCCGACCTGTTCAAGGTGGGCGACGAGGAAAAACCGTACTACCTCATCCCCACGGCGGAGGTGCCGGTCACCAACCTGATGGCGGACAGCATCGCCGAGGCCGATGCGCTGCCCATCCGCATGACCGCCCACACCCCCTGTTTCCGTTCCGAGGCCGGCGCCTATGGCAAGGACACCCGCGGCCTGATCCGCCAGCACCAGTTCGAGAAGGTGGAGCTGGTGCAGCTGGTGCGCCCGGAGGACTCCTGGGCGGCGCTGGAGGCGCTCACCGGTCATGCCGAGGCCATACTGCAGAAGCTGGGGCTGCCCTACCGCGTCGTGACCCTGTGCACCGGCGATCTCGGCTTTTCCGCGGCCAAGACCTACGACCTGGAGGTCTGGCTGCCGGGGCAGGGCAAGTACCGCGAGATCTCTTCCTGCTCGAACTTCCTCGATTTTCAGGCGCGACGCATGAAGGCGCGCTGGCGCAATCCCGAGACCGGCAAGCCCGAACTCCTGCATACCCTGAACGGCTCCGGTCTGGCCGTGGGCCGCACCCTGGTGGCCATACTCGAGAACTACCAGCAGGCGGACGGGCGGGTCCGTATTCCCGAGGCCCTCAAGCCCTATCTGGGCGGTGCCGACCTGCTGGAATAG
- the crcB gene encoding fluoride efflux transporter CrcB, with product MTQLLAIAAGGALGALMRFWVSTGIYALLGRGFPWGTLVVNVGGSLLMGLLSALLIERLAASPEWRAGLLIGFLGAFTTFSTFSMETLNLIEQGAPLRAGLNMLLSVMLCVGAAWAGLILGRQL from the coding sequence GTGACGCAATTATTGGCCATCGCGGCGGGCGGGGCGCTGGGGGCGCTGATGCGCTTCTGGGTATCCACCGGCATCTATGCCCTGCTGGGACGCGGATTCCCCTGGGGGACCCTGGTCGTGAACGTGGGCGGCTCGCTGCTGATGGGCCTGCTCTCGGCCCTGCTCATCGAGCGCCTGGCGGCCTCGCCGGAATGGCGTGCCGGCCTGCTCATCGGGTTCCTGGGGGCGTTTACCACCTTTTCCACCTTTTCCATGGAGACGCTCAATCTCATCGAGCAGGGCGCGCCGCTGCGTGCCGGGCTCAACATGCTGCTGAGCGTCATGCTCTGCGTGGGGGCCGCCTGGGCGGGCCTGATACTGGGACGACAGCTATGA
- the mnmC gene encoding bifunctional tRNA (5-methylaminomethyl-2-thiouridine)(34)-methyltransferase MnmD/FAD-dependent 5-carboxymethylaminomethyl-2-thiouridine(34) oxidoreductase MnmC encodes MARPLDIAPPIVRFDDGVPYSEIHADIYYSPRDGLAETRHVFLAGNDLPARWLDRRHFVIGETGFGTGLNFLATWQAWRETAAGEASLDYLSAEASPLSTEQLAQALARFPELASLAAELLAHYPPQLPGFHRLLLDGGRVRLMLLFGDAAEAYARLDGRVDAWYLDGFAPARNASMWTPALFRQLAAHSAPGATLATFTAASAVRRSLEDAGFAVSKRQGFGRKREMITAGIDTAPQCVTQTPWFDPPPARDVHERDVVIIGAGIAGCSLAHALTQRGLQVTLIERADGIAQAASGNPAGLLMPKLTADQSLSSRYYTEAYRYTLDLLARLAAAGHPPRWEATGVLQLGFHETVRRSHARVARRALPAAFARVVDAAEATALAGQEMPEGGLWFPQGGWIDPRSFCQALLAACRDDHLRLIRHREAIQLARDGGQWSVCDAEGSEIARGSSLAICSGADTPALLPDIAADLVAVRGQITELPATAETDRLRCVLCYKGYLTPAIAGWHVLGATYDRADTALAVRPRDHRDNLDRLHRLFPDWWPDIDGDALPGRAALRSTTPDRLPLAGAVPETARLQADYGDLWKGRKPDRYPSATYASGLYVSAGHSSRGLIGAPLTAEVIAAQVLGEPLPLERELLEAIHPGRFLIRRMKRREK; translated from the coding sequence ATGGCGCGCCCGCTGGACATCGCCCCGCCCATCGTGCGCTTCGACGACGGCGTGCCCTATTCCGAAATCCACGCCGACATCTATTACTCCCCGCGGGACGGACTGGCAGAGACGCGTCACGTGTTTCTCGCCGGCAACGACCTGCCCGCACGCTGGCTGGACCGCAGGCACTTCGTCATCGGCGAGACCGGGTTCGGTACCGGCCTCAACTTTCTCGCCACCTGGCAGGCCTGGAGAGAGACCGCCGCAGGCGAGGCCAGCCTCGACTATCTCTCCGCCGAGGCCAGCCCACTGTCCACGGAACAGCTGGCGCAGGCGCTCGCGCGCTTCCCGGAACTCGCCAGCCTCGCCGCCGAGCTGCTCGCCCACTATCCGCCGCAGCTGCCGGGCTTTCACCGCCTGCTGCTGGACGGCGGGCGCGTGCGCCTGATGCTGCTGTTTGGCGATGCCGCCGAGGCCTACGCGCGCCTGGATGGCCGCGTGGACGCCTGGTACCTCGACGGCTTCGCCCCGGCGCGCAACGCATCCATGTGGACGCCGGCCCTTTTCAGGCAACTGGCCGCACACAGCGCCCCGGGGGCCACGCTCGCCACCTTTACCGCGGCCAGCGCCGTACGCCGGTCGCTCGAGGACGCCGGCTTCGCGGTCAGCAAGCGCCAGGGCTTCGGTCGCAAGCGCGAAATGATCACCGCAGGCATCGACACGGCACCGCAGTGCGTGACGCAGACGCCCTGGTTCGACCCGCCACCCGCCCGTGATGTGCATGAGAGAGACGTGGTGATCATCGGTGCGGGCATCGCCGGCTGCAGCCTCGCCCATGCACTCACGCAGCGCGGCCTGCAGGTCACCCTCATCGAGCGCGCGGACGGCATCGCGCAGGCCGCCTCCGGCAACCCGGCGGGCCTGCTCATGCCCAAGCTCACCGCCGACCAGAGCCTGTCCAGCCGCTACTACACCGAGGCCTACCGCTACACGCTGGACCTGCTGGCCAGGCTCGCGGCCGCCGGCCACCCACCGCGCTGGGAGGCTACGGGCGTGCTGCAGCTCGGCTTTCATGAAACGGTACGCCGCAGTCACGCCCGGGTGGCCAGGCGCGCCCTGCCCGCGGCCTTCGCCCGCGTGGTGGATGCCGCCGAGGCCACGGCGCTTGCAGGACAGGAGATGCCCGAAGGCGGGCTGTGGTTTCCGCAAGGCGGATGGATCGATCCGCGCAGTTTCTGCCAGGCCCTGCTCGCCGCCTGCCGCGACGACCATCTGAGGCTGATACGCCACCGCGAGGCCATACAGCTGGCACGAGATGGCGGGCAGTGGTCGGTGTGCGATGCAGAGGGCTCGGAGATCGCGCGGGGATCGTCGCTGGCCATCTGCAGCGGTGCAGACACCCCGGCGCTGCTGCCCGATATCGCCGCCGACCTGGTCGCCGTGCGCGGCCAGATCACGGAACTGCCGGCCACGGCCGAGACCGACAGGCTGCGCTGTGTACTCTGCTACAAGGGCTATCTCACGCCCGCGATCGCGGGATGGCATGTACTGGGGGCGACCTATGATCGCGCGGACACCGCGCTGGCGGTCCGCCCGCGGGATCACCGGGACAACCTGGACAGGCTGCATCGGCTGTTTCCGGACTGGTGGCCGGATATCGACGGGGACGCCCTGCCGGGTCGAGCCGCCCTGCGCTCCACCACACCCGATCGCCTGCCCCTGGCCGGCGCCGTGCCGGAGACGGCGCGCCTGCAAGCGGATTACGGCGACCTGTGGAAGGGACGCAAGCCGGATCGCTACCCATCGGCGACCTATGCCAGCGGGCTGTACGTCTCCGCCGGCCACAGCTCGCGGGGGCTGATCGGCGCCCCGCTCACCGCCGAGGTGATCGCCGCGCAGGTCCTGGGCGAACCCCTGCCGCTGGAGCGCGAGCTGCTCGAGGCGATACACCCCGGGCGCTTTCTGATCCGACGCATGAAACGACGCGAGAAATAA
- the dusA gene encoding tRNA dihydrouridine(20/20a) synthase DusA, giving the protein MITLNRRFCVAPMMDWTDRHDRYFLRLISRHAVLYTEMVTTGALLHGDTHHLLRFDPMEHPVALQIGGSEPAEMAAAARLGEEAGYDEININVGCPSERVQRGAFGACLMAEPALVGDCVAAMRAVVDVPVTVKTRIGIDEQDSYEALVHFIETLRAAGCQTFIVHARKAWLKGLSPKENREVPPLDYPRVYRLKQAFPDLEIIINGGIATLDACEGHLRHVDGVMLGREAYHNPYLLAEVDRRLYGDDHPIPSRHEVLEAFYPYLARELAAGVHLGHMTRHILGLFQGLPGARKWRRHLSENAHRAGADLEVVRQAAALVPRLDEAA; this is encoded by the coding sequence ATGATCACGCTGAACCGCCGCTTCTGTGTCGCCCCCATGATGGACTGGACCGACCGGCACGACCGCTATTTTCTGCGCCTGATCAGCCGGCACGCGGTGCTGTACACGGAGATGGTCACCACGGGGGCGCTGTTGCATGGCGATACGCATCACCTGTTGCGCTTCGACCCGATGGAGCACCCGGTGGCGCTGCAGATCGGCGGCAGCGAACCGGCGGAGATGGCGGCGGCGGCGCGGCTGGGGGAGGAGGCCGGTTACGACGAGATCAACATCAACGTCGGCTGCCCCAGTGAGCGGGTGCAGCGCGGTGCCTTCGGCGCCTGCCTGATGGCCGAACCGGCGCTGGTGGGCGACTGCGTGGCGGCGATGCGCGCGGTGGTGGATGTGCCGGTGACGGTGAAGACCCGCATCGGCATCGACGAGCAGGATTCCTACGAGGCGCTGGTCCACTTCATCGAGACGCTGCGCGCCGCCGGCTGCCAGACCTTCATCGTGCATGCGCGCAAGGCCTGGCTGAAGGGGCTGAGCCCGAAGGAGAACCGCGAGGTGCCGCCGCTGGACTACCCGCGGGTCTATCGTCTCAAGCAGGCATTCCCGGATCTCGAGATCATCATCAACGGCGGTATCGCCACGCTGGATGCATGCGAGGGGCATCTGCGGCACGTCGATGGCGTGATGCTGGGCCGGGAGGCCTACCACAACCCCTATCTGCTGGCCGAGGTCGATCGGCGTCTGTATGGCGACGACCATCCCATCCCGTCGCGACACGAGGTGCTGGAGGCCTTTTACCCCTACCTGGCGCGGGAGCTGGCCGCCGGGGTGCACCTGGGACACATGACGCGCCATATACTCGGTCTGTTCCAGGGGCTGCCCGGTGCGCGCAAGTGGCGCCGGCACCTGAGCGAGAATGCGCACCGTGCCGGCGCGGACCTGGAGGTCGTCCGTCAGGCCGCGGCGCTGGTGCCGCGCCTCGACGAGGCGGCCTGA
- a CDS encoding PilZ domain-containing protein, which translates to MTDSDPAARRHFHRVAFEDDASLEMGGRSLSGRIHDVSLKGVMIELDTPDHGATIGEQGHLSFPLSPEISVQMDVSVANIKGRCLGLHCDVIDLESMQHLRRIVELNLGDPELLHRDLAAMLEDSA; encoded by the coding sequence ATGACCGACAGCGACCCGGCCGCCCGCCGCCATTTCCATCGTGTCGCCTTCGAGGACGACGCCAGCCTCGAGATGGGCGGGCGCAGCCTCAGCGGCCGTATCCACGACGTGTCGCTCAAGGGGGTCATGATCGAGCTCGACACACCGGATCACGGTGCGACCATCGGCGAGCAGGGACACCTGAGCTTCCCCCTCTCTCCCGAGATCTCGGTACAGATGGACGTGAGCGTGGCCAATATCAAGGGCCGCTGCCTGGGGCTGCACTGCGACGTCATCGACCTGGAGAGCATGCAGCACCTGCGCCGCATCGTGGAGCTCAACCTCGGCGATCCGGAACTGCTGCACCGCGACCTCGCCGCGATGCTGGAAGACAGCGCCTGA
- a CDS encoding DUF190 domain-containing protein, producing MTQPTNVTVARIYVTEGKGLHRRIFERLHDVEKVRGVTLFRGISGFGASGRVHSGDLLDMSLDLPVVIEFFDTPERVAGIVERLADLVAPGHVVTFAAELH from the coding sequence ATGACCCAACCGACCAATGTGACCGTGGCGCGCATCTATGTCACGGAAGGCAAGGGACTGCACCGGCGCATCTTCGAGCGGCTGCATGACGTGGAAAAGGTGCGCGGGGTGACCCTGTTTCGCGGCATCTCGGGCTTCGGCGCCAGCGGCAGGGTGCACTCGGGCGATCTACTCGACATGTCGCTGGACCTCCCGGTGGTGATCGAGTTCTTCGACACCCCGGAGCGGGTGGCGGGCATCGTCGAGCGCCTGGCGGATCTTGTGGCGCCGGGCCATGTGGTAACATTCGCCGCCGAACTTCACTGA
- a CDS encoding leucyl aminopeptidase family protein — protein sequence MLDCYALDDAAAAIPLIPVSRHTLDAWLEAQPERVRHWVADAGFTAKANSRLRLPGEDGRLAAVLLGVHEDGDTWAFGGAAAKLPAGLYRITADWDEDRMNRAAIAWGLGAYRYERYKTSSREQPRLVLGGDDALAAAETVVRAVYLVRDLINTPAADMMPADLAAAAHDLAAAFGGEVREIVGEDLLAENYPALHAVGRASIHAPRLIDLRWGEADHPPLTLVGKGVCFDSGGLDIKPAAGMRQMKKDMGGAAHVLGLARLIMASGLPVRLRVLIGAAENAIAGNAFRPGDVLRTRKGLTVEVDNTDAEGRLAICDALAESAADEPELLIDFATLTGAARVALGTEVPALFTNSDEVAAGLMQASMAEDDPIWRLPLHRPYRSELDSDIADLVNSAAGGFGGAITAALFLERFIPRHTDWVHFDVMAWNNRARPGRPKGGEAMGLYATYRYLEERFRPKE from the coding sequence ATGCTCGACTGTTACGCCCTGGACGATGCCGCTGCAGCCATCCCGCTCATCCCCGTGAGCCGGCATACGCTGGACGCCTGGCTGGAGGCACAGCCGGAGCGGGTGAGGCACTGGGTTGCGGACGCCGGCTTCACTGCCAAGGCGAACAGTCGCTTGCGCCTGCCGGGCGAGGACGGACGCCTGGCCGCGGTGCTGCTCGGTGTGCACGAAGACGGCGACACCTGGGCCTTCGGCGGGGCGGCGGCCAAACTCCCTGCAGGCCTGTACCGCATCACGGCCGACTGGGATGAAGACCGCATGAATCGCGCGGCCATTGCCTGGGGGCTGGGCGCCTATCGCTACGAGCGCTACAAGACATCCAGCCGCGAACAGCCCCGCCTGGTGCTGGGTGGTGATGACGCGCTGGCCGCCGCCGAAACGGTGGTGCGCGCCGTCTACCTGGTGCGCGACCTCATCAATACCCCGGCGGCGGACATGATGCCCGCGGACCTGGCCGCCGCCGCGCACGACCTGGCAGCGGCCTTCGGTGGCGAGGTGCGCGAGATCGTCGGCGAGGACCTGCTGGCCGAGAACTACCCGGCCCTGCATGCCGTGGGCCGGGCCAGTATCCATGCGCCGCGTCTCATCGACCTGCGCTGGGGGGAGGCGGACCATCCGCCGCTCACCCTGGTGGGCAAGGGCGTGTGCTTCGACAGCGGGGGCCTGGACATCAAGCCCGCCGCCGGCATGCGCCAGATGAAAAAGGACATGGGCGGCGCGGCCCACGTGCTGGGCCTCGCGCGGCTCATCATGGCGAGCGGCCTGCCGGTGCGCCTGCGCGTGCTCATCGGTGCGGCGGAAAACGCCATCGCCGGCAATGCCTTCCGTCCCGGCGACGTGCTGCGCACGCGCAAGGGGCTCACCGTCGAAGTGGACAACACCGATGCCGAGGGCAGGCTCGCCATCTGTGATGCCCTGGCCGAGAGTGCGGCCGACGAACCCGAACTGCTGATCGACTTCGCCACCCTCACCGGTGCGGCGCGCGTCGCCCTGGGTACCGAGGTGCCGGCCTTATTCACCAACTCGGACGAGGTCGCCGCCGGCCTGATGCAGGCCAGCATGGCCGAGGACGACCCCATCTGGCGCCTGCCGCTGCACCGACCCTACCGCTCGGAGCTCGACAGCGACATCGCCGACCTCGTCAACTCCGCCGCCGGCGGCTTTGGCGGCGCCATCACCGCCGCACTGTTCCTCGAGCGTTTCATCCCCAGGCACACCGACTGGGTGCACTTCGACGTGATGGCCTGGAACAATCGCGCCCGCCCGGGGCGTCCGAAAGGCGGCGAGGCGATGGGGCTGTATGCGACCTATCGCTATCTGGAAGAACGGTTCCGCCCCAAAGAATAG